Proteins from a genomic interval of Thunnus thynnus chromosome 5, fThuThy2.1, whole genome shotgun sequence:
- the nr2c1 gene encoding nuclear receptor subfamily 2 group C member 1 — protein MDGQTQRIQLVSADSNMALGHRIQIVTDQQTGQKIQIVTALEPSSPGKQQFILANADYSTGGKVILAKQEVSPNKVILATPDGSGVNQLLFASPELAGQQIQFVTEGSDPSIVKPVVEYCVVCGDKASGRHYGAVSCEGCKGFFKRSIRKNLVYTCRGSGECAINKLHRNRCQYCRLQRCIALGMKQDSVQCERKPVEVTTREKSVNCAASTEKIYIRKNLCSPLAATPTFVSDKETARSTSLLESSMLLNIQQPFSKLENTILIPTSPDKEDDPSQGDLGTLANVVTSLAHLNKAREASDSGNDLMGVETLSNGDGSMTDIHGDEQTPSDITRAFDTLAKVLHSGDGSAGESLEATMQLMSGDQSGPVVELEGPLLSDSHIPFKLMMPLPVPEYLNVNYICESASRLLFLSMHWARSIPAFQALGGQDNDINLMKACWNELFALGLAQCSNVMNVGTILSAIINHLQTSLQEDKLSPERVKLVMEHIWRMQEFCNSMTKLSPDAYEYAFLKAIVLFSPDHPGIDNTPQIERFQEKAYMELQDYVTRTYPEDSYRLSKLLLRLPALRLISAAVTEELFFAGLIGNVQIDSIIPYILKMESTDYNSQAVSGV, from the exons ATGGATGGGCAGACTCAAAGGATTCAACTTGTGTCGGCAGACAGCAACATGGCTTTGGGACACAGAATCCAG ATTGTGACTGATCAGCAGACTGGCCAGAAGATCCAGATCGTCACAGCACTTGAGCCATCTTCTCCTGGAAAGCAGCAGTTTATTCTAGCAAATGCTGACTATTCTACTGGTGGGAAGGTGATTCTTGCCAAGCAAGAAGTCTCACCCAACAAGGTCATCCTCGCTACTCCAGACGGTTCTGGGGTTAACCAGCTGTTGTTTGCCTCCCCTGAACTGGCTGGGCAGCAGATTCAG TTTGTAACTGAAGGCTCAGACCCGTCTATTGTCAAGCCGGTTGTGGAGTACTGCGTTGTCTGTGGGGATAAGGCTTCAG GGCGTCATTACGGAGCTGTCAGCTGTGAGGGCTGTAAGGGCTTCTTCAAACGCAGCATTAGGAAGAACCTGGTGTACACATGCAGGGGCTCAGGAGAGTGTGCCATCAACAAGCTTCACCGAAACCGCTGCCAGTACTGTCGACTGCAGCGCTGCATAGCTCTCGGCATGAAACAGGACT CTGTGCAGTGTGAGAGGAAGCCTGTTGAAGTGACCACCAGAGAGAAATCTGTCAACTGTGCAGCCTCCACTGAAAAGATCTACATCCGCAAGAACCTGTGTAGCCCTCTGGCTGCTACACCCACTTTTGTATCTGACAAGGAAACTGCCAG GTCTACAAGTTTGCTTGAGTCAAGCATGTTGCTCAACATCCAACAACCCTTCTCCAAGCTGGAAAACACCATCTTGATCCCAACATCTCCTGATAAG GAGGATGACCCATCTCAAGGTGACCTTGGTACGCTGGCAAATGTAGTGACGTCCCTCGCTCACCTCAACAAGGCCAGGGAGGCAAGTGACAGCGGCAATGATCTGATGGGAGTTGAAACGCTTAGCAACGGTGACGGCTCGATGACAGACATCCACGGAGATGAGCAAACCCCAAGTGATATCACTCG AGCGTTTGACACTCTGGCCAAAGTCCTGCACTCTGGTGACGGCTCAGCAGGAGAGTCCTTGGAGGCCACAATGCAGCTGATGTCAGGGGACCAGTCGGGTCCCGTGGTGGAGTTGGAGGGACCTCTACTCTCTGACAGCCATATTCCCTTCAAG CTTATGATGCCTTTGCCTGTGCCAGAGTACCTCAATGTCAACTACATCTGTGAGTCAGCTTCCCGGTTACTTTTTCTCTCTATGCACTGGGCACGCTCCATACCTGCCTTTCAAGCCTTAGG tggTCAAGACAATGACATTAACTTGATGAAAGCCTGCTGGAATGAGCTGTTTGCCTTGGGTCTGGCACAGTGTTCCAACGTCATGAATGTTGGTACCATCTTAAGTGCCATTATCAACCATCTGCAGACCAGCTTACAGGAAG ACAAGTTATCCCCAGAACGAGTAAAACTCGTAATGGAGCACATCTGGAGGATGCAGGAGTTCTGCAACAGCATGACCAAACTGTCCCCGGACGCTTATGAATATGCCTTCCTCAAAGCCATCGTTCTCTTTAGCCCTG ATCACCCCGGCATTGATAATACCCCACAAATAGAGCGGTTCCAGGAGAAGGCGTACATGGAGCTGCAGGACTATGTAACTAGGACCTACCCAGAAGACTCCTATCG GTTATCCAAGCTGTTGCTGCGTCTTCCTGCCCTCAGGCTGATAAGTGCAGCTGTCACTGAGGAGCTGTTCTTCGCTGGGCTCATTGGCAACGTGCAGATTGACAGCATCATACCGTACATCCTCAAAATGGAGTCGACTGATTATAACAGCCAGGCGGTCTCTGGAGTCTGA